A region from the Silene latifolia isolate original U9 population chromosome 7, ASM4854445v1, whole genome shotgun sequence genome encodes:
- the LOC141589851 gene encoding heat shock 70 kDa protein 18-like, which produces MAGNIGDWPVIGIDLGTTNSCVAVWRQGHVEVIPNELGSRTTPSCVSFTDYERLFGEAAIYQASRNLANTVFDAKRLIGSRFSDNNVQDDTKRWPFKVIDGIDPDKQDQPMIVVKYMGEVKRFTPEEITAMNLADMKRVAEAFLGTTVNNAIITVPAHFNNWQRQATKDAGTIAGLNVIRLINEPTAAAIAYYCLDTKVNKICDTKKNVLVFDLGGGTFDVSLVEMEKGGIQVKSTVGDSHLGGTDFDNKMVGEFAKEFKQEHGKDVSNNHRALTRLRVASERAKRILSLLPQADVEIDYLFEGIDFSSTITRAHFEKLNLDLFGKCTDAVDQCLKFAGITKSDVDDVVLVGGSSRVPKVQQILKDYFDGKELCKSIHPDEAVACGAAMYAAILGGVVTRHKDFVLSDVTPLSVGVYNRDRTMDLLIRKNTTIPTKVNCCSQSDNTLYVHEEETQNTNGYFSKIINCIPSIIINHIPTKIMHHIFSIIMHHIPSKFCNYFSFNKTNYKLVGSFSFTEFPRGPRGTFELNVYFEIDVDGIWNVSESETMIQEMNPITIRKWNGRLSREDIERMIAEAERYKAHDRDRKKLLQAKSNLESYSNTILERLNKIGIVQNAREQRVREAVETTFQWMKLNSNLSEFSKYEDKLSELQYIVNN; this is translated from the exons ATGGCAGGAAATATAGGAGACTGGCCGGTGATAGGGATCGATCTTGGAACGACAAACTCATGCGTTGCAGTTTGGCGCCAAGGCCATGTTGAGGTAATCCCGAATGAGCTGGGTAGCCGCACTACTCCCTCTTGCGTGTCCTTCACAGACTATGAACGTCTCTTTGGTGAAGCTGCAATATATCAAGCTTCAAGGAACCTTGCCAATACTGTTTTTG ATGCTAAAAGGCTTATAGGTAGTCGATTCAGCGATAATAATGTTCAGGACGACACTAAACGGTGGCCATTTAAGGTTATAGATGGGATAGACCCAGACAAACAAGATCAGCCAATGATTGTTGTCAAGTATATGGGGGAAGTTAAAAGATTCACTCCTGAAGAGATAACTGCCATGAACTTAGCGGACATGAAACGTGTCGCTGAGGCTTTTCTTGGTACCACAGTAAACAATGCCATTATCACAGTACCAGCACACTTCAACAATTGGCAGCGTCAAGCAACTAAAGATGCTGGAACCATTGCAGGGCTCAATGTGATTCGTCTCATAAATGAACCGACAGCTGCTGCAATCGCTTATTATTGTTTGGACACGAAGGTTAACAAAATTTGTGATACTAAAAAGAATGTGTTGGTGTTTGACCTTGGAGGAGGAACATTTGATGTTTCTTTGGTAGAAATGGAGAAGGGCGGAATACAAGTAAAATCTACAGTTGGAGACAGCCACCTCGGTGGAACAGACTTTGACAATAAAATGGTGGGCGAGTTTGCTAAGGAGTTTAAGCAGGAGCACGGAAAGGATGTAAGCAATAACCATAGGGCTCTTACAAGATTGAGAGTTGCATCGGAGAGAGCGAAAAGGATACTCTCTTTACTTCCACAGGCTGATGTTGAGATTGATTACCTCTTCGAGGGCATTGATTTCAGTTCAACTATCACCCGTGCTCATTTTGAGAAGTTGAACTTAGATTTATTTGGCAAGTGTACGGATGCAGTTGATCAATGCTTGAAGTTTGCTGGCATAACGAAGAGTGATGTTGATGATGTCGTTCTCGTTGGTGGGTCATCCAGGGTGCCAAAAGTTCAACAGATATTGAAGGACTACTTTGACGGGAAGGAACTTTGTAAGAGCATTCATCCTGATGAAGCTGTAGCGTGTGGCGCTGCAATGTATGCCGCTATCTTAGGTGGTGTTGTTACCAGGCATAAGGACTTTGTATTGTCGGATGTCACGCCTTTATCTGTTGGTGTATATAATCGTGATCGCACCATGGATCTCCTTATCCGTAAGAACACTACTATTCCAACAAAGGTGAACTGTTGCTCTCAATCCGATAATACATTATATGTTCATGAAGAAGAGACACAAAATACTAATGGCTATTTCTCTAAAATTATTAATTGCATTCCCTCAATAATTATTAATCACATTCCCACAAAAATTATGCATCACATTTTCTCAATAATTATGCATCACATTCCCTCAAAATTTTGTAACTACTTTTCCTTTAACAAAACTAATTACAAGCTTGTTGGTAGCTTTTCTTTTACCGAGTTTCCTCGTGGACCTAGAGGTACTTTTGAACTCAATGTCTACTTTGAGATAGATGTAGATGGCATTTGGAATGTGTCAGAATCTGAAACAATGATACAAGAGATGAATCCAATCACCATTAGAAAATGGAACGGGCGGCTTTCAAGGGAGGATATCGAGAGGATGATAGCAGAGGCTGAAAGGTATAAGGCCCACGACAGGGATCGGAAAAAATTATTGCAAGCTAAGAGCAATCTAGAGAGCTATTCTAATACCATATTGGAAAGATTGAATAAAATTGGGATCGTTCAAAACGCAAGGGAGCAACGGGTAAGGGAAGCCGTAGAGACGACGTTTCAGTGGATGAAACTGAACTCAAATCTTTCCGAATTTTCTAAGTATGAAGACAAGTTGAGCGAGCTACAGTATATAGTCAACAACTGA
- the LOC141589852 gene encoding 70 kDa peptidyl-prolyl isomerase-like, producing MGNNLFKEKCFGPAAACYDEACKLLGLVVGMKASYDTNSMSDLAVSLNLNLAACALKLVEYEAAKDLCSMILSSFSHNIKALSRRNSAFMKLNKFLDAQSDFEEALLV from the coding sequence ATGGGCAATAATCTTTTCAAAGAAAAATGTTTTGGACCAGCTGCAGCTTGTTACGACGAAGCGTGTAAGCTCCTAGGTCTTGTTGTTGGAATGAAAGCTAGTTATGACACTAATTCCATGTCTGATCTTGCGGTCTCCCTGAATTTAAATTTGGCCGCTTGTGCTTTAAAGCTTGTTGAGTATGAGGCAGCAAAGGATCTTTGTTCTATGATCCTATCGTCTTTCTCTCATAATATCAAGGCTCTCTCCCGAAGAAACTCGGCGTTTATGAAGTTGAATAAGTTTTTAGATGCTCAATCAGATTTTGAAGAGGCTCTTTTGGTTTAA